The Nitrospira sp. KM1 genome includes a window with the following:
- a CDS encoding carbamoyltransferase yields the protein MIVLGISAFYHDSAAAIVRDGQILAAAQEERFTRVKHDAIFPSHAIAYCLREAGVTLDEVAYVGFYDKPVLTFDRLLETYFSFAPSGFRSFARALPVWVKEKLLQKNLIHKELNGLGFGSCREDQILFGFHHHSHAASAFYPSPFDRAAVLVMDGVGEWATTTIGRGAGAELDLLKEIRFPHSLGLLYAAFTYYLGFKVNEGEYKVMGLAPYGEPKFVRQIYDHLIDVKPDGSFRLDMQYFDYCTGLKMTNPRFADLFGAPARSSRAPLTQRDMDLARSIQVVTEETVLKICRTIRRETGERNLCLAGGVALNCVANGKIHQAGLFDKLWIQPASGDAGSAIGVALAITYKQGNVPRTPDPSRDAMGGSYLGPEFDEERITRCLEGYGAVYRRLMDDELYETVVSALVQERVVGWFQGRMEFGPRALGNRSILGDPRSPNMQRILNMKIKYRESFRPFAPAVLREDVNQYFDLNDDSPYMLLVAGVQKGRCRELTQEEQALAGIEKLKVSRSDIPAVTHVDLSARVQTVDARTNARFARLLGAFRARTGCGVLINTSFNIRDEPIVCSPEDAYRCFMGTEMDMLVVGNYVLMKSEQ from the coding sequence ATGATCGTCCTGGGCATTTCTGCCTTTTATCACGATAGTGCAGCGGCCATCGTCCGTGACGGGCAGATCCTGGCGGCTGCTCAGGAGGAGCGGTTCACCCGTGTGAAGCACGATGCCATATTCCCGAGCCATGCCATTGCATACTGTCTGCGTGAGGCGGGAGTCACACTCGACGAAGTCGCATACGTGGGCTTCTACGACAAACCCGTCCTGACATTCGATCGTCTTCTGGAAACCTATTTCTCGTTCGCCCCTTCCGGCTTCCGTTCGTTCGCCCGCGCGTTGCCTGTGTGGGTCAAGGAAAAGCTTCTGCAAAAAAACCTGATTCACAAGGAACTCAATGGCCTGGGATTTGGTTCGTGCCGTGAAGACCAAATCCTTTTTGGATTCCACCATCATTCCCATGCAGCCAGCGCATTCTATCCATCTCCATTCGACCGAGCCGCCGTCCTGGTCATGGATGGAGTCGGTGAATGGGCGACCACCACGATCGGTCGCGGGGCAGGGGCTGAACTCGATTTGCTCAAAGAGATTCGCTTCCCTCATTCATTGGGGTTGCTGTATGCCGCGTTCACCTATTACCTGGGATTCAAGGTGAACGAAGGTGAATACAAAGTGATGGGACTCGCTCCGTATGGTGAGCCGAAATTCGTTCGGCAGATCTACGACCATCTGATCGATGTCAAACCGGACGGCTCATTTCGGCTGGACATGCAGTATTTCGATTATTGCACCGGGCTGAAAATGACCAATCCGAGATTTGCCGACTTGTTTGGAGCTCCCGCGCGATCCTCCCGCGCTCCTCTGACACAGCGGGATATGGATCTGGCGCGTTCGATCCAAGTCGTCACCGAAGAGACGGTGTTAAAGATCTGTCGAACCATACGGAGGGAAACGGGAGAGCGTAATCTGTGTTTGGCCGGAGGCGTGGCTCTCAACTGCGTGGCGAACGGGAAGATCCATCAGGCAGGGCTGTTCGATAAGCTCTGGATTCAACCTGCCTCAGGGGACGCGGGCAGCGCAATCGGCGTCGCCTTGGCCATCACCTACAAACAGGGGAATGTTCCCCGAACGCCGGATCCGTCCCGGGACGCGATGGGCGGGAGCTATCTCGGGCCAGAGTTTGACGAAGAACGGATCACGCGATGTCTCGAAGGATATGGCGCCGTCTACCGCCGGTTGATGGACGATGAGTTGTACGAGACCGTCGTCAGTGCATTGGTGCAAGAACGGGTGGTCGGCTGGTTTCAGGGACGCATGGAGTTTGGACCACGTGCCTTAGGGAATCGATCCATCTTGGGCGATCCCCGTTCGCCGAACATGCAACGGATCCTCAATATGAAGATCAAGTACAGGGAAAGCTTCCGCCCATTTGCGCCGGCGGTGCTTCGGGAAGACGTGAATCAGTATTTCGACTTGAATGATGATAGCCCGTATATGCTACTCGTGGCCGGCGTCCAGAAGGGGCGGTGCCGGGAATTGACACAGGAGGAGCAGGCGCTCGCCGGCATCGAAAAATTGAAAGTCTCGCGAAGCGATATCCCGGCTGTGACGCACGTCGATCTCTCGGCTCGTGTACAGACCGTTGACGCGCGGACCAATGCCAGGTTTGCCAGACTCTTGGGGGCGTTTCGAGCGCGTACCGGTTGCGGGGTTTTGATCAATACTAGTTTTAATATCAGGGACGAACCGATCGTCTGTTCACCCGAAGACGCCTACAGGTGTTTCATGGGAACAGAAATGGATATGCTGGTAGTCGGCAACTATGTCTTGATGAAGAGCGAGCAGTGA
- a CDS encoding SxtJ family membrane protein encodes MKHPRQTDRAFGYTLAGVIAILSLVGWWAFDRALTWPLSIAAFLAMLSAAAPGLLMPLNRLFSWIAPKIAHVNNTVVLGAVYYGFVTPVAFLMRIVGRDPLHRRIEVGCDSYWTSVGRQLEKDNLSDQF; translated from the coding sequence ATGAAACATCCGAGACAAACTGATCGCGCCTTCGGATATACCCTCGCAGGGGTGATCGCGATCCTCTCTCTTGTCGGATGGTGGGCGTTTGATCGCGCACTCACATGGCCCCTGTCCATCGCGGCTTTTCTGGCGATGCTTTCGGCTGCTGCGCCCGGGTTGCTCATGCCGCTCAACCGTCTGTTCTCCTGGATTGCTCCCAAGATTGCCCATGTGAATAATACGGTTGTTTTGGGAGCCGTCTATTATGGGTTTGTCACACCCGTTGCATTCCTCATGCGGATCGTAGGGCGTGATCCGCTGCATCGACGCATTGAGGTCGGCTGCGATAGTTATTGGACATCGGTCGGTCGTCAACTTGAAAAAGACAATCTGTCCGATCAGTTTTAA
- a CDS encoding bifunctional 2-polyprenyl-6-hydroxyphenol methylase/3-demethylubiquinol 3-O-methyltransferase UbiG: MSTAALFSEKILPCLKSPGCGDETGLEVCDEGLRCRSTNEVFPLVDGVPSLYRPAESENRQITSKVRGFYEEHPFPSYEGLEEFGELVNKGYENTFTRGLLQTIGYNKLILECGCGTGQLTHFLQLNNNHTLGIDLSLSSLGLALEHKRRNQLSRSAFAQMNIFALAIKDASFDVVISHGVLHHTFDARRAFAHIVKKVRPGGIVMVGLYNYWARVPTWIRAKLIGLFGPRIDFVVRSRIHDARKADIWIKDQYYNPHETWHSIDDVLQWFKENDVEFLNASPPILGTASEESRTLFEKTEPGNKAQRLLTQLAWLGTIAREGALFDLVGRRKS; this comes from the coding sequence GTGAGCACGGCCGCCCTCTTTAGCGAAAAGATCCTGCCCTGTCTCAAGTCTCCAGGATGTGGCGATGAGACCGGGTTGGAAGTGTGCGATGAGGGACTACGGTGCAGAAGCACGAATGAAGTGTTTCCACTCGTCGATGGCGTGCCGTCGTTGTACAGGCCGGCCGAATCGGAAAACCGCCAGATCACCAGCAAGGTTCGGGGGTTTTATGAGGAACATCCGTTTCCCAGCTACGAAGGGCTGGAAGAATTCGGGGAACTGGTCAACAAGGGCTACGAGAATACCTTTACACGCGGCTTGCTGCAGACCATCGGCTACAACAAGTTGATTCTGGAATGCGGGTGTGGAACCGGTCAGCTGACTCACTTTCTGCAGTTGAACAATAATCATACCCTCGGCATCGACCTGTCCTTGAGCAGTCTCGGCCTGGCGCTGGAACACAAGCGCCGCAACCAACTCTCGCGAAGCGCCTTCGCTCAGATGAACATTTTCGCCTTGGCGATCAAGGATGCATCGTTCGATGTGGTGATTTCACACGGGGTGTTGCATCACACCTTTGATGCCCGCCGGGCGTTCGCGCACATCGTGAAGAAGGTCAGGCCGGGCGGCATCGTCATGGTGGGATTGTACAATTATTGGGCAAGAGTCCCGACGTGGATCCGCGCCAAGCTGATCGGCCTCTTCGGACCCAGGATCGATTTCGTTGTGCGTTCGCGCATTCATGATGCCCGGAAAGCGGATATCTGGATCAAGGACCAGTACTACAATCCTCATGAAACATGGCATTCAATCGACGACGTTCTGCAATGGTTTAAGGAGAACGATGTCGAATTCCTAAATGCCAGCCCTCCCATTCTCGGCACGGCAAGTGAAGAATCCCGTACATTGTTCGAGAAGACCGAGCCGGGGAATAAAGCCCAACGGCTCCTGACGCAACTCGCATGGCTGGGAACCATCGCACGGGAAGGGGCATTGTTCGACCTCGTCGGGCGAAGAAAGTCCTAG
- a CDS encoding WbqC family protein has translation MKGDGVTLCVLQPGYLPWLGFFDQMRRSDVFVLYDDVQYDKHGWRNRNRIKSPQGPHWLTVPVRHKGLGWPRINEIEIDNQAPWAKKHLGTIRQFYARAPFVQQYLPMLEALLLQPWARLIELDVAVIALMSRWLGLERPLVRSSSLGIEGGQSERLERLCRHFGATRYLSGDSAKEYLDLDLFARSHIDVEWQSFQHPEYVQQHGPFVPCLSALDLVLNCGPASYDILARTCAQEGA, from the coding sequence ATGAAGGGTGACGGTGTGACACTGTGCGTCCTCCAACCTGGATACCTTCCATGGCTGGGATTTTTTGATCAGATGCGGCGGAGCGACGTATTCGTCCTTTACGACGACGTTCAGTACGACAAGCATGGCTGGCGCAACCGAAATCGAATCAAGTCGCCGCAGGGTCCTCATTGGCTGACCGTCCCCGTGAGACACAAAGGCTTGGGATGGCCGCGCATCAATGAGATCGAGATCGACAACCAGGCGCCGTGGGCCAAGAAGCACCTAGGCACCATTCGTCAGTTCTATGCCCGGGCTCCCTTCGTACAGCAATATCTTCCCATGTTAGAGGCGCTGCTCCTGCAACCCTGGGCGCGACTTATTGAGCTGGACGTGGCAGTGATCGCCCTGATGAGCCGTTGGCTTGGGCTTGAACGCCCCCTTGTCCGATCATCGTCGTTGGGCATCGAGGGAGGACAGAGCGAGCGTCTGGAACGACTCTGCAGGCATTTTGGGGCCACTCGCTATCTCAGCGGAGACTCGGCGAAAGAGTACCTTGACCTTGATCTGTTTGCGCGGAGTCACATCGACGTGGAATGGCAGAGCTTTCAACATCCCGAGTACGTTCAACAGCACGGGCCGTTCGTGCCGTGTTTGTCCGCGCTGGATCTGGTGTTGAATTGCGGGCCGGCCAGTTACGACATTTTAGCGCGCACATGTGCACAGGAGGGCGCATGA
- a CDS encoding GNAT family N-acetyltransferase, whose amino-acid sequence MWKLKSTSRRSESTSVPILQDVSGRFTDKRHISLSAFGRKHLNRSRAWFNEPRLARLLGRTKTISVREHQQWFSELAHRQDCRYFAIESGKSLRHVGNVWLWAIDASNRKAELRIVIGEKDCVEQGIGTAAIKLLCRYAFNIMKLHKVYSYVHVTNRRARRAFEKAGFAVDGLLRDDRCIRGRFVSVHMLSRISHA is encoded by the coding sequence GTGTGGAAGTTGAAGTCTACCAGCCGAAGGTCTGAGTCCACTTCAGTCCCAATTCTTCAAGACGTTTCTGGGCGGTTTACCGACAAGCGGCACATTAGCCTGTCTGCGTTCGGGCGAAAGCATCTCAATCGAAGCCGTGCATGGTTCAATGAGCCTCGATTGGCGCGATTGCTGGGCAGGACGAAAACCATAAGCGTGAGAGAACATCAACAATGGTTTTCTGAGCTGGCGCATCGGCAAGATTGCCGGTACTTCGCCATCGAAAGCGGAAAGAGCCTCCGTCATGTCGGTAATGTCTGGCTGTGGGCCATTGACGCGTCGAACCGCAAGGCAGAATTGAGAATCGTCATCGGCGAGAAGGACTGTGTCGAGCAGGGCATCGGGACGGCGGCAATCAAGCTGCTGTGCCGGTACGCATTCAACATCATGAAGTTGCATAAGGTATACTCCTATGTGCACGTCACGAACCGGCGTGCCCGACGGGCGTTCGAAAAGGCGGGTTTCGCGGTCGACGGTCTGCTGAGAGACGATCGCTGCATTCGCGGGCGATTTGTCAGCGTCCATATGTTGAGCAGGATTTCTCATGCTTGA
- a CDS encoding radical SAM/SPASM domain-containing protein: MTEQVQTNNKKYGLKQGAEEFPLMVILSIIYPCNMGCPNCPYTDSNSEIRRFYKEHDGDLMPVELWKKIADESGPYGAWMRCTGGGEPMLHPKMVEMIEYAKSKGARVWLNTNGSMFGPTEKLRSNLERIIRAGIDLIEFSMDASDHETYAVLRPPRSGKPGNSEQWWAKHVSNVKAALALRKQYVTTNRIVVSIIRQQVLEGKLEAAVDFWLKEVGVDEVITRKFLSWDGNTTIDLKKSVDPHLYANLPTTKAEPCVWPFERLNVDTLGRVALCGQDISFNTASLFPNVNDTSIKEIWQGEQFNWYRQMHLDGRGAECWPCRGCSAWFAGIRDWEHGWQKVLKKSGEHLKEIMKRDLGVEVEVYQPKV; this comes from the coding sequence ATGACTGAACAAGTACAGACTAATAACAAGAAATATGGGTTGAAACAGGGCGCCGAAGAATTCCCTCTGATGGTTATTCTTTCCATTATTTATCCCTGTAACATGGGCTGTCCGAATTGCCCCTATACGGATTCCAACTCTGAGATCCGACGGTTCTATAAAGAACACGATGGAGATCTCATGCCGGTGGAGCTGTGGAAGAAGATTGCAGACGAGAGCGGTCCATATGGAGCATGGATGCGCTGTACCGGCGGAGGGGAGCCGATGCTGCACCCCAAAATGGTCGAGATGATTGAGTATGCGAAGTCCAAAGGCGCCCGCGTGTGGCTCAATACGAACGGCAGTATGTTCGGGCCGACGGAAAAATTGCGGAGTAATCTGGAGCGCATCATCAGGGCCGGCATCGATCTGATCGAGTTCTCCATGGATGCGTCCGACCATGAAACCTATGCCGTGTTGCGACCGCCTCGGAGTGGAAAGCCCGGAAATTCAGAGCAGTGGTGGGCGAAACATGTCAGCAACGTCAAAGCCGCACTTGCTCTGCGAAAGCAGTATGTCACGACCAACCGCATTGTAGTCTCGATTATTCGTCAACAGGTCTTGGAGGGAAAATTGGAGGCGGCGGTGGATTTTTGGCTCAAGGAAGTCGGGGTGGACGAAGTGATTACTAGGAAGTTTCTCTCTTGGGACGGTAATACCACCATCGATCTCAAGAAATCGGTCGATCCGCACCTCTATGCCAATCTTCCGACGACGAAGGCGGAGCCCTGTGTCTGGCCGTTTGAACGCCTGAACGTCGATACACTGGGGAGGGTGGCATTGTGCGGCCAAGATATTTCATTCAACACCGCCTCGCTGTTTCCTAATGTGAATGACACATCGATCAAAGAGATTTGGCAGGGTGAACAGTTCAACTGGTACAGGCAGATGCACCTTGATGGGCGGGGGGCCGAGTGCTGGCCTTGCCGTGGGTGTTCCGCGTGGTTTGCCGGCATCCGTGATTGGGAGCACGGGTGGCAAAAGGTGTTGAAGAAATCAGGGGAGCACCTGAAAGAAATTATGAAAAGGGACTTGGGTGTGGAAGTTGAAGTCTACCAGCCGAAGGTCTGA
- a CDS encoding ABC transporter ATP-binding protein codes for MSSISLESISKCYRIFDNPRDRLRQALFDRLPFHLRARGQSRRLYREHWALYDVNMRVDPGEVVAIIGRNGAGKSTLLQIIAGTLEPTGGQVRTTGRITALLELGSGFNPEFTGRENVFLNAQILGLSNEEVAARFHDIVRFADIGDFIDQPMKTYSSGMMMRLAFAVQTGVDPKVLIVDEALSVGDMFFQAKCMTRLRHLMSQGVTILFVSHDVGVVRQLCDRAILLSEGKVLDDGPVKQVTDHYQRLDIEDYNRRAPEAIPEDVRSSHDEPDGEIGFEPTPKQRHGLSLPTEWLGDVARFRERATKHRSGNGMAEVLNVTMLKDGLPSDVFDFGDVVTLRLVVRFNNTLDHVNVGYKIRTLQGVGVVFGGTPLHADTKQLYTAGHIYVFDWQLKLPLMHGSYMVETGLAQPPGVCRADWVFLDVVPTCLTFTVTPRKEGMIDGFVALESSLNVREFRN; via the coding sequence ATGAGTTCAATCTCCCTGGAATCCATCAGCAAGTGCTATAGGATTTTCGACAACCCGCGCGACCGGTTACGGCAGGCCCTGTTTGACCGGCTCCCATTTCATTTGAGGGCGCGCGGTCAGTCGCGAAGACTCTACCGGGAACATTGGGCGCTGTATGACGTCAACATGCGGGTGGACCCCGGAGAAGTCGTCGCGATCATCGGGCGCAACGGGGCCGGCAAGAGCACGCTCCTGCAGATCATCGCCGGCACGCTGGAACCGACGGGCGGTCAGGTTCGCACTACCGGGCGGATCACGGCATTGCTTGAATTGGGAAGCGGATTCAACCCCGAATTTACCGGGCGTGAGAACGTGTTTCTGAATGCCCAGATTCTCGGGCTATCGAACGAGGAAGTCGCAGCTCGTTTTCACGACATTGTCAGGTTTGCCGATATCGGCGACTTCATCGATCAGCCCATGAAAACCTATAGCTCGGGCATGATGATGCGACTGGCGTTCGCTGTTCAGACGGGAGTCGATCCGAAAGTATTGATTGTAGATGAGGCATTGTCCGTTGGTGATATGTTTTTCCAGGCCAAGTGTATGACCCGGCTTCGCCATCTCATGAGCCAGGGCGTCACAATCCTGTTCGTCAGTCACGATGTCGGGGTGGTCCGACAGCTGTGCGACCGGGCGATTCTTTTGAGTGAAGGCAAAGTCCTCGATGACGGTCCGGTCAAGCAAGTGACGGATCATTACCAGCGTCTCGACATTGAGGATTATAATCGGCGTGCACCAGAAGCGATTCCCGAGGATGTTCGGTCCAGTCATGATGAGCCGGACGGAGAGATTGGGTTCGAGCCTACACCGAAACAGAGGCATGGGCTCTCCCTGCCGACAGAATGGCTCGGGGATGTGGCGCGCTTCCGCGAACGAGCTACAAAGCACCGAAGCGGAAACGGAATGGCTGAAGTGCTCAACGTTACCATGTTGAAAGACGGTCTGCCATCCGATGTCTTCGATTTTGGCGATGTCGTCACTCTGCGTTTGGTCGTTCGCTTCAACAACACGTTGGACCATGTGAACGTGGGCTACAAGATTCGGACGTTACAGGGGGTGGGAGTGGTGTTTGGAGGCACGCCTCTGCATGCTGACACCAAGCAACTCTATACTGCCGGCCACATCTATGTCTTCGATTGGCAGTTGAAGCTTCCATTAATGCATGGGAGTTATATGGTTGAGACAGGGTTGGCTCAGCCTCCAGGTGTGTGCCGGGCGGATTGGGTGTTTCTTGACGTCGTGCCCACCTGTCTCACGTTTACAGTCACCCCGAGAAAAGAGGGCATGATCGATGGGTTTGTGGCGCTGGAGAGTTCATTGAATGTCCGGGAATTCCGCAATTGA
- a CDS encoding thiol-disulfide oxidoreductase DCC family protein: protein MLEVVHVIYDGQCLFCIRSLRLFRAVDFFGAFRYHDAHQTEHITVTFPELRDADFDNAMFVVTGRRLVYRGFYAFRRMIWSTPLTWLLIPLFYFPGAAYVGARVYAWVAKNRLKFGCQSDACALPTLQGKDSSR, encoded by the coding sequence ATGCTTGAAGTCGTCCATGTGATCTATGACGGACAATGTCTCTTCTGTATCCGCAGTTTGAGATTATTCCGCGCCGTCGACTTCTTCGGAGCGTTTCGATATCACGACGCGCATCAGACCGAGCACATCACCGTGACATTTCCAGAATTGCGGGATGCGGATTTTGATAATGCCATGTTCGTCGTGACCGGACGCCGGCTGGTGTATCGCGGATTTTACGCGTTTCGCAGGATGATTTGGAGCACGCCGCTGACATGGCTGTTGATCCCGCTGTTCTATTTCCCCGGAGCCGCCTACGTTGGAGCTCGGGTGTATGCGTGGGTTGCAAAAAACCGTCTGAAATTCGGCTGCCAATCCGATGCCTGCGCTCTGCCTACGCTTCAGGGGAAAGACTCCTCCCGATAA
- a CDS encoding DUF5989 family protein, translated as MLSLFGQLIKYAKVYQKFWMIPAIILLLAIGGLIVVVQTSAVAPFIYALF; from the coding sequence ATGCTTTCACTATTCGGTCAACTGATAAAGTATGCAAAGGTCTACCAAAAGTTTTGGATGATTCCGGCCATTATTCTTTTACTGGCCATAGGTGGTCTGATCGTCGTTGTGCAAACCAGCGCGGTCGCTCCATTCATCTATGCGTTGTTTTGA
- the asnB gene encoding asparagine synthase (glutamine-hydrolyzing), producing the protein MCGIAGRFGPGPNKILGEMIRTLLHRGPDDEHIVEKKTFALAARRLSILDVQGGRQPVSNERGTIWAAQNGEIYNFLELRAGLSERGHQLHTHCDTEVLPHLYEEYGDQLSTKIDGMFAVAVWDDEHHVGLLARDRMGKKPLYYCRHRGALYFASEIKALLCMPGFERKVCFDALHHFLSFKHVPAPLSIFEGIYILPPACTLTYRPGNDPVLRRYWDLDFSGADNGVIMSEEDMTDHVLELLRDGVRRRLLSDVPIGFFLSGGIDSSLSTVLAAELSGTRIKTFTLTYAQQSTTEGKEEDRRWARWVAERYETDHYEETIEVTNFPDNLRRIITCFDEPYAGVVSTYFLSQLISRHVKVALSGDGADELFGSYLSHRLAGPLANYQGYKKTGDAALLKPFETQLSFLEKLAEPDDWAWRYKLLVLSDEEKRALYSPETMLRTGETSTRALLNRYFSSLSAKDPLNRMLEAEFHTIFPDQVLAFVDRLSMAHSLEVRSAFLDTELVSFVAGLPGEWKIRNGETKYLLKKLALRYFPSEMVHRKKEGFLMPITQWLLRDLETYVRDTLAPQRLGKHGLFQTQQVQNLVDDLYRQPSDHQAVNRVYSLLVFQEWYDLYMA; encoded by the coding sequence ATGTGTGGCATTGCGGGTCGATTCGGACCGGGTCCCAATAAAATCCTGGGGGAGATGATTCGGACCCTTCTTCATCGAGGGCCTGATGACGAGCATATCGTGGAGAAGAAAACCTTTGCGCTCGCGGCCAGGCGACTCAGCATTCTCGATGTACAGGGAGGTCGTCAACCTGTTTCCAACGAACGCGGAACCATATGGGCCGCTCAGAATGGAGAGATCTATAATTTTCTCGAATTGAGAGCCGGGTTATCCGAACGGGGGCATCAGTTACACACGCATTGCGACACTGAAGTGCTCCCCCATCTGTATGAGGAGTATGGAGATCAACTCTCCACGAAGATTGACGGCATGTTTGCTGTGGCGGTCTGGGATGACGAGCACCACGTCGGGCTGCTGGCACGCGACCGAATGGGAAAGAAGCCCTTATATTACTGCCGGCACCGGGGGGCTTTGTACTTTGCATCTGAAATCAAGGCGTTATTGTGCATGCCTGGCTTTGAACGAAAAGTCTGCTTCGATGCGTTGCATCATTTTTTGAGCTTCAAACATGTTCCAGCCCCACTTTCGATCTTCGAAGGTATCTACATTCTTCCTCCCGCGTGCACGCTGACGTATCGGCCCGGAAATGATCCCGTCCTCCGTCGTTATTGGGATCTCGACTTTTCCGGTGCTGACAACGGGGTCATCATGTCCGAAGAGGACATGACGGACCACGTGCTGGAGCTGCTCAGAGATGGCGTGCGGAGGCGATTGCTGTCCGATGTGCCGATCGGTTTTTTTCTGAGCGGGGGCATCGACTCGAGCTTGTCGACCGTCCTGGCGGCCGAGCTGTCCGGTACCCGGATCAAGACGTTCACCCTGACGTACGCGCAGCAATCGACCACGGAGGGCAAAGAAGAAGATCGTCGATGGGCGCGCTGGGTAGCGGAGCGATACGAGACCGACCATTATGAAGAAACGATCGAGGTTACCAACTTCCCGGATAACCTTCGCCGCATCATCACCTGTTTCGACGAGCCATACGCCGGCGTCGTTTCGACATATTTTCTTTCCCAACTGATCAGCCGGCACGTGAAGGTGGCGCTGTCAGGCGACGGCGCGGATGAATTGTTCGGGAGCTACCTGTCTCACCGCCTCGCCGGTCCATTGGCGAATTATCAAGGGTATAAAAAGACAGGGGATGCGGCGCTGTTGAAGCCGTTTGAAACGCAACTGTCGTTTCTGGAGAAACTCGCCGAACCTGACGACTGGGCGTGGCGATATAAATTGCTTGTGCTCAGCGACGAAGAGAAACGCGCGTTGTACTCGCCCGAGACCATGCTGCGCACGGGAGAAACCAGTACCCGTGCGCTCCTCAACCGGTACTTCTCATCTCTATCGGCGAAGGATCCCTTGAACAGGATGTTGGAAGCTGAATTTCACACGATCTTTCCGGATCAGGTGCTGGCGTTCGTGGATCGGCTTTCGATGGCGCACTCACTGGAAGTGCGGTCGGCCTTCCTCGACACGGAACTTGTGTCATTCGTCGCAGGCCTGCCAGGAGAATGGAAGATCAGGAACGGAGAAACCAAATATCTGCTCAAGAAACTCGCTCTCAGATATTTCCCGAGCGAGATGGTGCACCGAAAAAAAGAAGGATTTCTCATGCCAATTACGCAATGGCTCCTTCGGGATTTGGAGACGTATGTTCGAGATACTCTGGCTCCGCAGCGTCTTGGTAAGCACGGACTGTTCCAGACTCAACAGGTTCAGAACCTGGTCGACGATTTGTACCGACAACCGTCCGACCATCAGGCCGTCAACCGAGTTTATTCCCTCCTCGTTTTTCAGGAATGGTATGACTTGTACATGGCATAG
- a CDS encoding ABC transporter permease — MRHAVSVEHRHPLNIRRSDLPSFFRSVWNNRGLFRTLVARDIQGKYRGTALGLSWVVIHPLLMLAVYAFVFGGIFNVRWRGQGNIVDFVQMLYCGLVVYGVFSDTISRAPGAVLANPNYVKKIVFPLELLPLSHLATSTVHALISIGLLCLFLIVQKHHLAATALLIPVVLTPLLIFTAGVAWLLAAVGVFLRDINQVIGVAMSVLLFLSPIFYPVSSVPSMARPLIYLNPLTYPIEALRQVLILGTPPNWLHWVAYAGAATIVALAGMWLFQRFRPAFADVV; from the coding sequence ATGCGGCACGCCGTATCAGTTGAACATCGTCACCCGCTGAACATACGGCGATCCGACCTTCCTTCCTTTTTTCGGTCTGTCTGGAACAATCGGGGATTGTTTCGAACGCTCGTCGCCAGGGACATCCAAGGTAAATACCGCGGCACTGCACTTGGTCTCTCGTGGGTGGTGATACATCCTCTGTTGATGCTTGCTGTTTATGCATTTGTATTCGGCGGAATCTTCAATGTGCGGTGGCGCGGACAGGGGAACATCGTTGATTTCGTTCAGATGCTGTATTGTGGCCTTGTCGTATACGGTGTGTTTTCGGATACCATCTCCCGGGCGCCAGGTGCGGTCCTTGCCAATCCCAATTATGTCAAGAAGATCGTATTCCCGCTGGAATTGTTGCCCCTCTCTCACCTGGCAACTTCGACCGTTCATGCGCTGATCAGCATCGGTCTCCTCTGCCTATTTCTGATCGTGCAGAAACACCATCTTGCAGCCACCGCATTGCTGATACCGGTCGTGCTGACTCCGCTCTTGATCTTCACCGCGGGTGTTGCCTGGCTGCTTGCCGCCGTCGGCGTGTTTCTGCGCGACATCAACCAGGTGATAGGGGTTGCGATGTCAGTCTTGCTCTTTTTGAGCCCGATTTTCTACCCGGTCTCATCCGTACCGTCTATGGCACGCCCGCTCATCTACTTGAATCCGCTGACGTATCCAATTGAGGCGTTACGGCAGGTCCTGATACTTGGGACTCCGCCGAACTGGCTGCATTGGGTTGCCTATGCCGGTGCGGCGACGATCGTCGCTCTGGCAGGTATGTGGCTCTTCCAGCGTTTCCGGCCGGCGTTTGCTGATGTCGTATGA